The Coccidioides posadasii str. Silveira chromosome 3, complete sequence genome contains a region encoding:
- the ADH1 gene encoding Alcohol dehydrogenase (EggNog:ENOG410PH61~COG:Q) — protein sequence MATSIPDLPKEQWAQLCPKVGGPLEYKKIPVPKPGPNQALVNIKYSGVCHTDLHAMQGDWPLPVKMRLVGGHEGAGVVVAKGELVKDVELGDHVGVKWINGSCLACDFCENSDEPLCANAALSGYTVDGTFQQYCLAQAAHLTPIPKSVSLEEVAPILCAGITVYKGLKESEARPGQAVAIVGAGGGLGTIAIQYAQAMGLRVIAIDGGDEKRMACEKLGCEKYIDYTKTKDLVSDVKAASPDGLGPHAVLLVAVSEVPFQQAASYVRSRGTVVAIGLPAHAFLKAPVFETVVKMITIKGSYVGNRRDGKEAVDFFSRGKIKFPYKVVPLEELPQVYDLMRQGKVTGRYVLKMPE from the exons ATGGCTACCTCAATCCCAGATCTCCCCAAGGAACAATGGGCGCAGCTCTGTCCTAAAGTGGGCGGCCCCCTTGAATACAAGAAGATCCCCGTCCCAAAACCGGGGCCAAACCAGGCCCTGGTCAATATCAAGTACTCAGGCGTCTGCCATACCGACCTCCACGCCATGCAAGGCGACTGGCCCCTTCCGGTCAAGATGCGCCTGGTCGGAGGCCACGAAGGGGCCGGTGTCGTCGTCGCCAAGGGCGAACTGGTCAAAGACGTCGAGCTGGGCGACCATGTCGGAGTCAAATGGATCAACGGATCGTGCCTGGCGTGTGATTTCTGCGAGAACAGTGACGAGCCGCTCTGTGCAAACGCCGCGCTCTCGGGATACACCGTCGATGGCACGTTCCAGCAATACTGTCTTGCCCAGGCTGCCCATTTGACCCCTATTCCTAAATCTGTGTCCCTAGAAGAGGTGGCGCCCATTTTGTGCGCCGGTATCACGGTGTACAAGGGCTTGAAAGAATCAGAGGCTCGTCCTGGACAAGCTGTTGCAATTGTTGGCGCTGGTGGTGGTCTTGGTACTATAGCCATTCAGTATGCCCAGGCCATGGGTTTGAGAGTCATTGCCATCGATGGCGGTGATGAGAAGAGAATGGCTTGTGAGAAGCTAGGATGCGAG AAATACATCGACTACACCAAGACAAAGGACCTCGTCAGCGATGTCAAAGCCGCGTCGCCGGACGGCCTGGGCCCGCACGCAGTCCTCCTCGTCGCCGTGTCTGAAGTCCCATTCCAGCAAGCGGCCAGCTACGTCCGATCACGCGGCACCGTCGTAGCCATCGGCCTCCCGGCGCACGCATTCTTGAAAGCCCCCGTCTTCGAGACAGTGGTCAAAATGATCACGATCAAGGGCAGCTACGTTGGCAACCGACGTGATGGCAAAGAGGCAGTTGATTTCTTCTCCAGGGGCAAGATCAAGTTCCCGTACAAAGTTGTACCACTTGAAGAGCTGCCGCAGGTGTATGATTTGATGC
- the INO80 gene encoding Putative DNA helicase ino80 (EggNog:ENOG410PFTZ~COG:L~BUSCO:401at33183), translated as MAGVPPYGMHSPTQQPRYPSYSPSTRDRQPYSGNDPYQHPPRTPPSFAPPSSLSRSPHFARPPSPMNTTLPPLNGTVVNADGSPPYHGHSGSATSGYTLPRPFGGSLMSATSHSPPPSYSHASGSHSHPSNIPDSFSQSPKRESEPYDVRSDRTGPVSQTPARPASPKESKSARSNPMSFANILSGPADEPPPRRSSPPPQTYKSSTLPPIAPTPKVDKEPLSEPEKRRGSSHYETAYTEMPHRPAMNGFTPAKSPLAAMPSPLSKSRKLVDEEEVDKVSRENIARALEQIDALDNSDVEAPGFEQEWERYMAKSRKRARELDAIEGRKRKRRRTEFLGKLAKMFEKQALQGIERFNRIHEAEVQMEVQQKEIQEEKERKKDMQRKRRRENTVRHEMEKLNAAQKKANKIEDEAEKQKLAKEIARSKKKIKDTTLALERGEASQEISEVNPLAPNLEGGTTSSFHIRTKSPPPPKKRAAKGTSSRPRKSKEKKQAEKDAAEAAYAAMENEDLIPLAPKEDPRKTSLKKESKAARSKEPSPVPATPYDSKGYNQFYEQLWRDIARKDIPKVYRIKVVSLSTRQENLRKTAQLAAKQARKWQEKTNRSMKDTQARAKRTMREMMTFWRRNEREERDMRRLAQRQELELAKKAEADREANRQRRKLNFLISQTELYSHFIGRKIKTDKAQDSGDATTTAAIEGNGEGKVPDSLVPLPDGGAKVTSFDDLDFDAEDETALRQAAMANAQSAVQEAQDRARAFNGEENKMADFDEGEMNFQNPTSLGDVEVSQPKMLTCQLKEYQLKGLNWLVNLYEQGINGILADEMGLGKTVQSISVMAYLAEVHDIWGPFLVVAPSSTLHNWQQEIVKFVPDLKVLPYWGSAKDRKVLRKFWDRRNITYRKQSEFHVLVTSYQLVVGDAQYFQKIKWQYMILDEAQAIKSSQSSRWKSLLGMHCRNRLLLTGTPIQNNMQELWALLHFIMPTLFDSHDEFSEWFSKDIESHAQSNTKLNEDQLKRLHMILKPFMLRRIKKHVQKELGDKVEKDVFCDLTYRQRAYYTNLRNRVSIMDLIEKAAIGDDTDSTTLMNLVMQFRKVCNHPDLFERAETTSPFSVCYFAETASFVREGPFVDVGYSTRNLVEYDLPRLLCSPEGRLDVAGPGNNKAGFEGRYLSHLMNIWTPENIRESMSHNDAFSWLRFADTSVGEAYEVSHKGVFERAVRRRDYSNRLSLLDVAYDVEDGVNINSVHVHSLFNIVERNDRRALADITATGYMRELLNVASNVAERGGIRTIEPCAKPGASAPPITISCSGQAAIAEARATFFNTAVRHALFAAPTKTMEEEILSNKLDPAPYSLRPLLPQPGSMKGRYTNITVPSMRRFVTDSGKLAKLDELLRELKNGGHRVLLYFQMTRMIDLMEEYLTYRNYKYCRLDGSTKLEDRRDTVSDFQQRPEIFVFLLSTRAGGLGINLTAADTVIFYDSDWNPTIDSQAMDRAHRLGQTKQVTVYRLITRGTIEERIRKRALQKEEVQRVVISGGAAGGVDFNARSRENRTKDIAMWLADDEQAEILEQKEKEALEKGEELGTKKGRKAAGKRKRDITLDDMYHEGEGHFEDNSTKPSGAATPVSGDVSGVPGVKGRRGRGGGGVGRSKKAKTMKERLRLVDGEVD; from the exons ATGGCGGGAGTTCCGCCGTATGGCATGCACTCCCCCACACAGCAGCCTCGCTACCCATCCTACTCTCCCTCAACGAGGGATCGGCAGCCCTATTCCGGCAATGATCCCTATCAGCATCCTCCCCGTACTCCGCCAAGCTTCGCGCCTCCATCCTCCCTCTCCCGGAGTCCGCACTTCGCTCGTCCTCCATCTCCGATGAATACGACCCTACCCCCGTTGAACGGGACAGTCGTCAACGCGGACGGCTCCCCGCCATACCACGGCCATTCCGGCTCAGCGACGTCAGGGTACACCCTGCCCAGGCCGTTTGGCGGATCTCTGATGTCGGCCACCTCTCATTCGCCTCCGCCGTCCTACAGCCACGCGTCTGGCTCCCATTCCCATCCTTCAAACATCCCCGATTCATTTTCACAGTCACCGAAGCGCGAATCGGAGCCCTACGATGTGAGGTCTGATCGCACCGGCCCCGTATCCCAGACTCCGGCGAGGCCCGCTTCTCCGAAGGAATCG AAATCCGCACGCTCAAACCCAATGTCCTTCGCCAACATCCTCTCCGGGCCAGCAGACGAACCGCCTCCCCGCAGGTCGTCACCACCGCCCCAAACGTATAAATCCAGCACTCTGCCTCCCATCGCGCCTACCCCGAAAGTCGACAAGGAGCCGTTGTCCGAGCCGGAGAAGCGTCGCGGAAGCAGCCATTACGAAACTGCTTACACCGAGATGCCTCATCGCCCGGCGATGAACGGCTTCACGCCCGCAAAATCACCCCTAGCTGCGATGCCATCTCCACTCTCAAAATCGCGAAAGCTGGTTGACGAGGAAGAGGTCGATAAAGTTTCTAGAGAAAATATCGCCAGGGCGCTGGAGCAAATTGATGCACTGGATAATAGCGACGTCGAGGCACCTGGTTTCGAACAGGAATGGGAGCGATACATGGCGAAAAGTAGGAAACGGGCTCGAGAATTAGATGCTATCGAAGGACGAAAGCGTAAG CGCCGCCGAACTGAATTTCTGGGGAAACTTGCAAAAATGTTTGAAAAGCAAGCACTTCAAGGGATCGAGCGATTCAACCGCATCCACGAAGCTGAAGTGCAAATGGAGGTGCAACAGAAAGAAATacaagaagagaaagagaggaagaaggacATGCAGAGGAAACGACGGCGCGAGAATACTGTCCGCCATGAGATGGAGAAATTGAACGCAGCGCAGAAGAAGGCCAATAAGATCGAGGATGAGGCAGAAAAGCAGAAGCTGGCGAAGGAAATTGCCAGGtcaaagaaaaagatcaaAGATACCACGCTTGCGCTGGAACGCGGTGAGGCCTCTCAGGAGATCTCCGAAGTCAACCCCCTCGCTCCAAATCTTGAAGGTGGCACCACAAGTTCATTTCATATTCGCACAAAatcccctcctcctccaaaGAAAAGGGCCGCCAAGGGTACTTCTTCCAGACCCAGAAAGTCaaaggagaagaaacagGCTGAGAAGGACGCCGCAGAGGCGGCTTACGCTGCTATGGAGAACGAAGACCTGATTCCTCTGGCGCCAAAGGAAGATCCCCGCAAGACATCCTTGAAAAAGGAATCGAAAGCTGCACGTTCCAAAGAACCCAGTCCCGTCCCTGCTACTCCATACGACTCTAAGGGTTACAACCAGTTTTACGAACAGCTCTGGCGAGATATTGCCAGAAAGGATATCCCAAAAGTTTACCGGATCAAGGTTGTATCTCTCAGCACTCGCCAGGAGAACCTACGAAAGACCGCGCAACTGGCCGCTAAACAGGCTCGGAAATGGCAGGAAAAGACAAACAGGAGCATGAAGGACACTCAGGCGAGGGCGAAACGAACTATGCGCGAGATGATGACCTTCTGGAGGCGAAACGAGCGCGAAGAACGTGATATGCGCCGCTTGGCCCAGCGACAAGAGCTCGAGTTGGCCAAGAAAGCGGAGGCGGATCGCGAAGCGAACAGACAACGACGCAAGCTCAACTTCCTTATCTCCCAGACCGAACTGTACTCTCACTTTATTGGCCGAAAGATCAAGACGGATAAAGCGCAAGACAGTGGAGATGCCACCACTACTGCTGCTATCGAAGGAAACGGGGAAGGAAAGGTCCCTGATAGTTTAGTCCCTCTCCCAGACGGTGGCGCGAAAGTCACCAGCTTCGATGATCTTGACTTTGACGCGGAAGACGAGACGGCTCTGAGGCAGGCCGCTATGGCCAATGCTCAAAGCGCTGTGCAGGAAGCCCAAGATCGTGCCAGAGCTTTCAACGGCGAAGAAAATAAGATGGCCGATTTCGATGAGGGAGAGATGAATTTCCAGAATCCTACCAGTCTCGGTGATGTGGAAGTGTCCCAGCcaaagatgttgacctgcCAGCTGAAGGAGTATCAGCTCAAGGGACTTAACTGGCTAGTCAATCTTTACGAACAGGGCATTAATGGTATCCTTGCCGATGAAATGGGTCTCGGGAAGACCGTGCAGTCAATTTCAGTGATGGCTTACCTCGCTGAAGTCCACGATATCTGGGGTCCATTCCTCGTCGTTGCACCCTCTTCGACCTTGCACAATTGGCAACAGGAAATCGTAAAATTCGTACCTGACCTGAAGGTGTTACCGTACTGGGGATCAGCAAAGGATCGGAAAGTTTTACGAAAGTTCTGGGATCGCAGAAACATCACATACCGCAAGCAGTCGGAATTCCATGTCCTTGTGACGTCTTACCAATTGGTCGTTGGCGATGCTCAGTACTTCCAGAAGATCAAATGGCAATATATGATTCTGGACGAAGCCCAGGCCATCAAGTCTTCTCAGAGCTCGCGATGGAAGAGCCTTCTCGGAATGCACTGCAGAAACAGACTTCTCCTCACTGGTACCCCGATCCAGAACAACATGCAGGAACTCTGGGCGTTACTTCACTTCATCATGCCGACCCTGTTTGATTCTCACGACGAATTCAGTGAATGGTTCTCCAAGGATATTGAGAGCCATGCCCAGAGTAACACGAAGCTCAATGAGGATCAACTTAAGCGGTTGCATATGATTTTGAAGCCGTTCATGCTTCGTCGTATCAAGAAGCACGTGCAGAAGGAACTCGGTGATAAGGTCGAAAAAGATGTGTTCTGTGACCTTACCTATCGCCAGCGGGCGTATTATACGAATTTGCGAAACCGAGTTAGCATCATGGACCTCATTGAGAAGGCCGCTATTGGCGATGACACGGATAGCACCACTTTGATGAACTTGGTGATGCAGTTCAGGAAGGTATGCAACCATCCTGACCTGTTTGAGCGTGCTGAGACGACGTCCCCGTTCTCTGTGTGCTACTTCGCGGAAACTGCGTCCTTCGTCCGCGAGGGTCCGTTTGTTGATGTTGGATATTCTACTCGTAACCTGGTTGAGTACGACCTGCCACGTCTGCTCTGTAGCCCGGAGGGTCGCTTGGATGTTGCTGGGCCCGGGAATAACAAGGCTGGTTTCGAAGGAAGGTATCTTTCTCACTTGATGAATATCTGGACTCCTGAAAATATCCGGGAGAGCATGAGTCATAACGACGCCTTCTCCTGGCTGCGCTTTGCGGACACGTCGGTTGGCGAGGCGTACGAAGTGTCGCACAAGGGTGTCTTCGAACGCGCGGTGAGAAGGCGCGATTATTCGAACCGTCTTTCGTTGTTGGATGTCGCCTATGATGTCGAGGATGGCGTCAATATCAATTCGGTTCACGTCCACTCGCTTTTCAATATCGTTGAGCGTAACGACCGGCGAGCATTGGCGGATATCACTGCCACTGGCTATATGCGTGAACTGCTCAATGTTGCCAGCAATGTCGCTGAAAGGGGCGGCATCCGCACTATCGAGCCCTGCGCTAAGCCTGGTGCTTCTGCACCCCCGATTACAATCTCCTGTTCGGGACAAGCTGCAATTGCAGAGGCACGGGCAACTTTCTTCAATACCGCTGTTCGCCATGCGCTTTTCGCGGCTCCAACCAAGACTATGGAGGAAGAGATTCTATCCAACAAGTTAGATCCGGCGCCGTACTCTTTGCGCCCGTTGCTCCCGCAACCTGGCTCGATGAAGGGACGGTACACGAATATCACTGTGCCGTCCATGAGACGCTTCGTCACCGATTCTGGAAAACTCGCCAAGTTGGACGAGCTCCTGCGTGAACTCAAGAATGGAGGACACCGTGTACTGTTATATTTCCAGATGACCCGCATGATTGACCTGATGGAAGAGTACCTCACGTATCGCAACTACAAGTATTGCCGGCTTGATGGGAGCACCAAGTTGGAGGATCGTCGTGACACCGTCTCCGACTTCCAGCAGCGTCCGGAGATCTTTGTATTCCTGCTGTCGACGCGTGCCGGTGGTCTTGGTATCAATCTGACGGCGGCTGATACCGTCATCTTCTACGACTCCGATTGGAATCCGACGATTGATTCGCAGGCCATGGATCGAGCGCATCGTCTGGGTCAGACGAAGCAAGTCACTGTCTACCGTCTCATCACCCGAGGCACCATCGAAGAACGCATACGTAAACGGGCGTTGCAGAAGGAAGAAGTGCAGCGCGTCGTTATCTCCGGTGGAGCCGCCGGCGGAGTGGACTTCAACGCTCGTAGCCGCGAGAACCGGACGAAGGACATTGCTATGTGGCTGGCGGACGATGAGCAGGCCGAGATACTGGAGCAGAAGGAGAAAGAGGCGCTTGAGAAAGGAGAAGAGCTTGGTACGAAGAAAGGGAGGAAGGCTGCggggaagaggaagagagatATTACGTTGGATGATATGTATCATGAAG GGGAGGGACACTTTGAAGATAATAGCACCAAACCTTCTGGCGCGGCGACTCCCGTATCCGGAGATGTGTCTGGCGTACCGGGAGTCAAAGGTCGTCGCGGCcgcggcggtggtggtgtAGGCCGTTCGAAGAAAGCCAAGACGATGAAAGAGAGACTGAGGCTGGTGGACGGCGAGGTCGATTGA
- the HEM1 gene encoding mitochondrial 5-aminolevulinate synthase (EggNog:ENOG410PHKA~COG:H~BUSCO:3907at33183), which produces MEALLQQSRSLCPFLSKTSPSTLRSLSTSTRPHASSPGGGTISNLQVIAKRCPIMSKALAVQSSRMAAGCPIKGLGAAMRVSVHGKRAMHTSAVRHANVRDEVNKKAQRVPPVLLSNKPSDALKRDTVCPGPKPAVPPAGKFDYEAFYAAELEKKHKDKTYRYFNNINRLAREFPKAHMATSGDRVTVWCANDYLGMGRNPYVLRTMHETLDNYGAGAGGTRNISGHNQHAVALEDTLARLHRKESALVFTSCYVANDATLATLGSKLPDCVILSDSLNHASMIQGIRHSGAKKMVFKHNDLQDLENKLASLPPSTPKIIAFESVYSMCGSIAPIEEICDLAEKYGAITFLDEVHAVGMYGPHGAGVAEHLDYDVHASAPENIKGTVMDRIDIITGTLGKAYGCVGGYIAGSARFVDTIRSLAPGFIFTTSLPPATMAGAATSIKYQAGYGRDRTLQQLHTRAVKAELNASDIPVIPNPSHIIPILVGDAEVAKRASDMLLEDYGIYVQAINYPTVPRGEERLRVTPTPGHIKPLRDHLVASLKQVWERLGIRKTSDWKKVGGFLGVGDEAAVKDAKNQPMWTDEQLGLAQGEDVEAALRRELQAETIDKQRMLNELAEPVGMSTPVAPAVKVTA; this is translated from the exons ATGGAGGCCCTCCTGCAGCAGTCTCGGTCCCTGTGTCCATTCCTGAGCAAGACGTCCCCGTCTACCCTGCGCTCGCTGTCCACCAGCACCCGTCCTCATGCCTCCAGCCCCGGGGGTGGCACCATCTCCAATCTCCAGGTCATTGCCAAGCGATGTCCCATCATGAGCAAGGCCCTGGCCGTGCAGAGCTCGAGGATGGCTGCCGGATGCCCCATCAAGGGACTCGGCGCCGCCATGAGGGTCTCTGTTCATGGGAAGAGGGCAATGCATACCAGCGCAGTGAGGCATGCCAACGTTAGAGATGAGGTGAATAAGAAGGCACAGCGAG TGCCTCCTGTTCTCTTGAGCAACAAGCCCTCTGATGCTTTGAAACGTGACACTGTCTGTCCTGGCCCCAAGCCGGCGGTTCCACCGGCTGGGAAGTTCGACTACGAAGCGTTTTATGCGGCTGAGCTTGAGAAGAAGCACAAGGACAAGACTTATCGCTACTTCAACAATATCAATCGGCTTGCCCGTGAGTTCCCCAAGGCCCACATGGCAACTTCTGGGGATAGAGTCACTGTCTGGTGTGCCAACGACTACCTTGGCATGGGGCGCAACCCGTACGTTCTTCGCACCATGCATGAGACGCTGGACAACTATGGTGCCGGTGCCGGCGGAACGAGAAATATTTCCGGCCATAACCAGCACGCCGTTGCTCTGGAGGACACCCTTGCGAGACTCCACAGGAAAGAGTCTGCCTTGGTGTTCACCTCTTGCTATGTCGCCAATGATGCTACTTTGGCCACCCTGGGATCCAAGTTACCGGACTGTGTAATCCTTTCTGACAGCCTGAACCATGCCTCGATGATCCAGGGCATTCGCCATTCTGGAGCTAAGAAGATGGTGTTCAAACACAATGATCTTCAGGATCTGGAGAACAAGCTGGCTTCTTTGCCTCCGTCTACACCGAAGATCATTGCTTTCGAGTCTGTCTACAGTATGTGTGGGTCGATTGCTCCTATCGAAGAAATCTGTGACCTCGCCGAGAAGTACGGTGCGATCACTTTCCTCGACGAGGTTCACGCCGTGGGCATGTATGGGCCGCACGGTGCTGGTGTCGCTGAGCACTTGGACTACGATGTGCATGCTTCCGCCCCTGAGAACATCAAGGGTACCGTAATGGACCGAATTGATATCATTACCGGTACTCTTGGTAAAGCGTATGGTTGCGTTGGTGGTTATATCGCAGGATCGGCCCGGTTTGTCGATACAATCCGCTCCCTCGCTCCCGGTTTCATCTTCACAACGTCTCTCCCTCCTGCCACGATGGCTGGTGCAGCTACCTCGATCAAGTACCAAGCTGGATATGGTCGCGACCGCACCCTCCAGCAGCTCCATACCCGCGCCGTCAAAGCTGAACTCAACGCAAGTGATATTCCTGTCATACCTAATCCCTCTCACATTATCCCTATCCTCGTCGGTGATGCCGAAGTTGCCAAGCGCGCCTCTGACATGCTCTTGGAGGATTATGGCATCTACGTCCAAGCTATCAATTACCCCACCGTCCCTCGTGGCGAAGAGAGGCTGAGAGTCACGCCTACTCCAGGCCACATCAAACCTCTCCGGGACCATCTTGTCGCTTCACTCAAGCAAGTCTGGGAACGCTTGGGTATTCGCAAGACTAGCGATTGGAAGAAAGTTGGTGGATTTTTGGGCGTTGGGGACGAAGCTGCCGTAAAGGACGCCAAAAATCAACCCATGTGGACTGATGAGCAGCTTGGTCTCGCCCAGGGCGAGGACGTCGAAGCTGCTTTGCGGCGAGAGCTTCAGGCCGAGACTATCGATAAGCAGCGTATGCTCAACGAGTTGGCTGAGCCGGTTGGTATGTCCACCCCTGTAGCTCCAGCCGTGAAGGTGACTGCCTAA
- the RPA49 gene encoding DNA-directed RNA polymerase I subunit rpa49 (BUSCO:320782at4751~EggNog:ENOG410PITZ~COG:F~BUSCO:8871at33183), translating into MGSGTPEKKRKRASEKHDRPSKKPAIESVMAPLKVKFIENDAGPVPVIASTPGIRLPESLSLQAYTKPRAKRASTTGTTNSDVISSELLLHSSLHPKLDFTAREGVDQLDSLWNHYVAIYDPKRNALQLVEARKVTVRSSLREAVPDEEEESDEEVKTAFSKRSALAEAFGTKQSRKAIQSIAENALLSNAPGGAPNAAESALLSSMPKDEISTVPAEKTAQQEIQAAKPLPQPNLSAQHPSDVYSLDSLIPGGLSTLHSMPIRDWQNSLAKSEAIFTRSRFVSRRVEAVGKSGDKTQLQLLRFILLLIEFAGSLKPTRGADKASPGSKKLPLREDLRRKLSEATNPKNSTAPQFVTDSLIDSLRRKFVPQGAILARNDITFLFTTICALTLHIPPASGAPHAPNELATDPADLRDDLSLENQTALQYFKELGCRIDKPRESEYAKWGIKKGKTEAAMKRIARLRIPVEFPKVSRGGRR; encoded by the exons ATGGGCTCCGGAACCcccgaaaagaaaagaaagcgcGCCTCAGAAAAACATGACCGGCCTAGCAAAAAACCGGCTATCGAGTCCGTCATGGCTCCTCTGAAGGTCAAGTTCATTGAGAACGACGCTGGACCGGTTCCAGTGATTG CTTCTACGCCGGGAATTCGTCTCCCTGAGTCTCTTTCTCTCCAGGCCTACACCAAACCGCGTGCAAAGCGCGCTTCCACCACGGGTACTACCAATTCTGATGTCATTTCTTCCGAATTACTCCTGCATTCGTCTTTGCATCCGAAGCTGGATTTTACTGCGAGGGAAGGTGTGGATCAACTGGATTCGTTGTGGAATCATTATGTGGCCATCTACGATCCCAAACGAAATGCGTTGCAATTGGTTGAGGCCAGAAAAGTCACTGTGAGAAGCTCTCTGCGCGAGGCGGTTCCtgacgaagaagaggaatCTGATGAAGAAGTC AAAACCGCATTCTCCAAACGATCTGCCCTGGCAGAAGCCTTTGGCACCAAGCAATCCCGCAAGGCCATACAATCGATCGCCGAAAATGCCCTACTCTCCAACGCGCCGGGCGGAGCGCCCAACGCCGCAGAATCCGCCTTGCTCTCCTCGATGCCAAAGGACGAAATATCCACCGTCCCCGCCGAAAAGACAGCTCAGCAAGAAATCCAAGCCGCCAAACCGCTTCCACAACCGAACCTGTCCGCACAGCATCCATCAGACGTATACTCTCTCGACTCTTTAATCCCCGGCGGCCTCTCGACACTGCACTCCATGCCAATCCGCGACTGGCAGAACTCACTCGCGAAATCCGAAGCAATCTTCACCAGATCCCGCTTCGTCTCCCGCCGCGTCGAGGCAGTGGGCAAATCCGGCGACAAAACGCAGCTACAACTCCTCCgattcatcctcctccttaTCGAATTCGCCGGCAGCCTCAAGCCCACCCGCGGCGCCGACAAGGCTAGCCCCGGCAGCAAGAAGCTCCCTCTCCGCGAAGACCTGCGCCGCAAGCTCTCCGAGGCGACCAATCCGAAGAACAGCACGGCGCCGCAGTTCGTCACGGATTCGCTGATCGATTCGCTGCGCAGGAAGTTCGTGCCCCAGGGTGCGATCTTGGCGCGGAACGATATCACCTTCCTGTTCACCACGATCTGTGCTCTGACCCTGCACATCCCGCCGGCGTCGGGGGCGCCGCATGCACCGAATGAGTTGGCCACTGATCCTGCGGATCTGCGCGATGATTTGAGTCTGGAGAACCAGACTGCGTTGCAGTATTTTAAGGAATTGGGCTGTCGGATCGACAAGCCACGGGAGAGTGAATATGCGAAATGGGGTATTAAGAAAGGAAAGACGGAGGCTGCAATGAAGCGAATTGCGAGACTGAGGATACCGGTGGAGTTTCCCAAAGTGAGCCGTGGTGGCAGAAGGTGA
- the CPA1 gene encoding Multifunctional pyrimidine synthesis protein CAD (EggNog:ENOG410QEEE~COG:F~MEROPS:MER0060647~BUSCO:5686at33183), whose translation MFSKALKSFPPRANWAMKPQVLQARFMASVAKGTPKPNSAVFAPERATFTIRDGPVFHGKSFGAKKNISGEAVFTTSLVGYPESLSDPSYRGQILVFTQPLIGNYGVPSAEKDENGLLKYFESPSLQAVGVVVADVAEKYSHWTAVESLSEWCIREGVPAISGVDTRAIVTYLREQGSSLAKISVGEEYDADQDEAFVDPEQINLVAKVSTKAPFHINPGNSNAHVAVIDCGVKENILRSLVHRGASITVFPYDFPIQKVAHHFDGVFISNGPGDPTHCQKTVHNLRKLMEVSQLPIMGICLGHQLLALAAGARTIKLKYGNRAHNIPALDLTTGRCHITSQNHGYAVDASTLPSDWKPYFVNLNDSSNEGMIHKTRPIFSTQFHPEAKGGPLDSSYLFDIYLDSVQKYKQSQSAFQPGRDSRPSPLLADLLGNERVGVQTTIGTQSTPESVVPVLETPIPPTMAAAA comes from the exons ATGTTTTCAAAAGCTTTGAAATCATTTCCACCACGGGCCAATTGGGCCATGAAGCCCCAGGTCCTCCAGGCTCGATTCATGGCCTCAGTTGCAAAGGGCACCCCAAAGCCTAACAGTGCAGTTTTTGCTCCTGAACGTGCCACTTTCACGATCCGAGATGGTCCTGTATTCCACGGAAAGTCCTTTGGAGCGAAAAAGAACATCTCTGGCGAGGCCGTCTTTACCACCTCGCTGGTCGGCTACCCCGAATCTCTTAGTGACCCTTCTTACCGCGGTCAGATTCTCGTTTTCACACAGCCTCTGATCGGGAACTACGGTGTCCCGTCTGCGGAGAAGGATGAGAACGGCTTGCTGAAATATTTTGAATCCCCCAGCCTTCAGGCAGTTGGCGTTGTTGTCGCAGATGTCGCTGAAAAGTACAGTCATTGGACCGCCGTCGAGAGCTTGAGCGAATGGTGTATCAGAGAAGGCGTTCCTGCTATTTCCGGTGTCGACACCCGCGCCATTGTGACCTATCTTCGAGAGCAGGGTTCTTCTCTTGCTAAAATTTCCGTTGGCGAAGAGTATGATGCCGATCAGGACGAAGCATTTGTTGATCCGGAGCAGATCAACTTAGTCGCCAAAGTTAGCACCAAGGCTCCGTTCCATATCAACCCTGGAAACAGCAACGCACATGTCGCTGTCATTGATTGCGGAGTCAAGGAGAATATTCTTCGTAGCCTTGTCCACAGGGGTGCAAGTATCACCGTTTTCCCATATGACTTCCCGATCCAAAAAGTCGCACATCATTTCGATGGTGTTTTCATCTCCAACGGCCCTGGCGACCCAACCCACTGCCAGAAGACAGTCCACAATCTTCGCAAGTTGATGGAAGTGTCTCAGCTGCCAATCATGGGTATCTGTCTCGGTCATCAGCTCCTCGCACTTGCTGCTGGTGCTCGGACGATTAAGTTGAAGTACGGAAATCGGGCACACAACATCCCGGCTTTGGATCTGACCACTGGCCGCTGCCACATCACCAGCCAGAATCACGGCTACGCTGTTGACGCTTCCACCCTCCCTAGCGACTGGAAACCGTACTTTGTCAATCTTAACGATTCTAGCAACGAGG GCATGATCCACAAGACTCGTCCAATCTTTAGCACCCAGTTCCATCCTGAGGCGAAGGGAGGACCTCTGGATTCTTCTTATCTGTTTGATATCTATCTTGACAGCGTTCAGAAGTACAAGCAAAGCCAGTCTGCGTTCCAACCTGGACGGGATAGCCGCCCGAGCCCGCTCCTTGCTGATCTCTTGGGCAATGAACGTGTTGGCGTCCAAACCACCATTGGAACTCAGTCCACCCCTGAATCAGTTGTTCCAGTTCTCGAGACTCCTATTCCTCCCACGATGGCAGCTGCGGCTtaa